The Hyla sarda isolate aHylSar1 chromosome 3, aHylSar1.hap1, whole genome shotgun sequence genome contains the following window.
TGGTGTATAGAGTGAGACATTATGTCCCAGAtgagctcaatcggattcaggtctggagaacggtcgggccagtccatagcatcaatgccttcctcttgcaggaactgctgacacactccagccacatgagatctagcattgtcttgcattaggaggaacacagggccaactgcaccaacatatggtctcacaaggggtctgaggatctcatctcagtacctaatgacagtcaagctacctctggcaagcacagggagggctgtgtggccccctccaaagaaatgccaccattactgacccaggatgttgcaggcagcagaacgttctctacggtgtctccagactctgtcacgtctgtcacatgtactcagtgtgaacctgctttcatctgtgaagagcacagggcgccaatgGCGaatatgccaaacatcctgcacagtattgggctgtaagcaccacccccacctgtggatgtggggccctcataccaccctcatggagtctgtttctgaccgtttgagtcaacaaatgcacatttgtggcctgctggaggtcattttgcagggctctggcagtgctcctccttcacaaaggtggaggtagcggtcctgctgctgggttgttgccctcctacgacctcctccacgtctcctgatgtactggcctgtctcttggtagcccctccctgctctggacactatgctgacagacacagcaaaccttcttgccacagctcgcattgatgtgccatcctggatgagctgcactacctgagtcacttgtgtgggttgtagactctgtcaaTTGCCACCaaaagagtgaaagcaccgcaagcattaaagggtttctccactgccttaacctacttttggcagttagttagctctgtggctatatgttattaaggcttttttttatgatgctaacggttctgtatgtggtgttttacgtaccttttttccagacccggaagctggtttcttcatttgcttcctgcctagcctcgaccactttttttctcttcttccgccgccatcttgccaccGGGATGTCATcgtggagggtggtgtgttggaggccggccggcctgcccctctctccgtacgtgcccgcctcccgcgcgACAGAATGCTCTGTCGTCATCAGCGCgcaccctccttactttcagcttcttctaagctgactgcggattgggctgccttcggcgaatcggatgccgtgatgggcgcatgcgcagttggtccccgctccggaggatcatctgcgcatgtgccatagtgatgtcagcatcgggcctgacgcgctggaggattgttaaccctaacctggccagaGATGAATCCCTGAGCGCTGGCCttcgggtgtctgggcatgctgggagttgtagttttgcaaccgctggaggcaccctggttgggaaacactgccatagcaaaccttcaggagctgtccagcgctccgggactcacctctggccaggttagggttaacaatcctccagcgcgtcaggcccgatgctgacatcactatggcacatgcgcagatgatcctccggagcgaagaccaactgcgcatgcgcccatcacgGCATCCAATTCGCCaaaagcagcccaatccgcagTCAGCTtggaagaagctgaaagtaaggagggtgcGCGCTGATTACGACAGAGCATTCCGTcgcgcgggaggcgggcacgtacggagcgaggggcaggccggccggccggcctccaacacaccaccctccacggTGACATCCCggtggcaagatggcggcggaagaaaagaaaaaaagtggtcgaggctaggcaggaagcaaatgaagaaaccgGCTTtcgggtctggaaaaaaggtaagcaaaacaccacatacagaactgttagcaacatgaaaaaaaaagccttaataacatatagccacagagctaactaactgccaaaagtaggttaaggcagtggagaacccctttaaaaagtgaccaaaacatcagccaggaagcataggaactgagaagtggtctgtggtcaccacctgcagaaccactcctttattggggtgccttgctaattgcctataattcccacctgttgtctgttccatttgcacaacagcatgtgaaattgattgccaatcagtgttgcttcctgagtggacagtgtgatttcacagaagtgtgattgacttggagttacattgcattgtttaagtgttccctttattttttttaagcagtctaCATTGTAGGGctgataaataatattttttattaaataagctTTTGGAGGGAAGTAAGGAAAAGTTTTGCCTGATTTGGGTTTTGCCAATTCACTGCCCATCGGGAtcaattagttaattcattcactATGTCTATGATTGCCTTTTGGTGCATTTGTGAGGAAAATAGGTGAATCTGTTCTCTCATTGTATTCTATGACCAGCCCCATGAAATGCACAgcaggcatatttttttgttcatCCTAAATCCTTGTGAGATCTGTGCCCAAGACTCTACTATGCCATTCAAATGCCTTACAGAATCAGCCTAATGGTAGTTGGTATCTTCCACAGAAGAAGCGAATCACCAGATTTTGCTTCTTCTGATCCCCTATGCAAATAGAAAAATACACACTCCTTCTTGCCTGTTATGTGTCCTTGTATGGACAATTTGACCCATGTGTAGAATACCTCCATAAGTATGTTGAAGACCAACAATCGATTGAAAAGACATCTCTCTTCTAGTGGAAagacaggggtactccgcccctagacatcttatcccctatccacaagatccccagcagcaggacccccgtgatctcggatGTGGTACCCCGCtgccatcactgcacagagcaaacttgctctgtgcgtaatgacgggcgatacaggggccggaacatcGTGACATCACtttccgcccctcaatacaagtctatgggagggggcggagatgtgacatcacgatgctccggcccctgtatcaccagtcattacgcacagagcgagtttgctctgtgcagtgatgacagcagcgggaaccccacgatcagtcattttatcccctatccaaagggtcctgctgctggggatcttgtggataggggataagatgtctaggggcggagtaccccttttaagtaaaaCTTTTGATTTGTAGCTGCCATCGTATGGTACCTGTTAggcatcgaccgattatcggtttggccaatattcacgattttgggcgttatcggtatcggcaattaccttgccgataatctgataatgccccacgcaccgcccccactgcaccgcgtaccaccccccccccacgaccCACCGCACCACGTACCACCCCCCCCTACGCACCTCATCGCACCCCCCCAGCGCCCCGccacggccccattgcctcccccatccccggttttataattacctgttcctgggggccggggtccatgctacttctggctcctgctgcgtcctgcgttacgctgtgcgcaatgacgagtgacgtcctcaatgcgacgtcaccgtcagtgcgcaccgTGACAGCTCAGAAGGACGCCAccgagccagatgtagagtggaccccaggCCCcgtgaacaggtaattataaaaccggggatgggggaggcaatggggccggggcggtgcggtgaggGATGCAAtgcggtgcggtggtgggggtGCGAagtggtgcggcggtgggggggcgCGGTGGCGGTAATAGGACTCAGGacgacccccggacaggcagagggagagaagtgggtggcggcgacGGCCTATggtaccgcaaaagccgctgcagttcattgatttaaagcgcccgctttaaatcaatgatctgcagcgggggggggggttggttaaatagccgataacttatactggaatatcggtataagttgtcggctatcggccctaacctccacagattatcggtattggccctaaaaaatcgatatcggtcgatccctagtacctgTATGTGTCTGCCCTCATTGCTGTCAACATTTTCAGATgaactttattatttttacctAATAGATATACTTTCCACAGTGTTGTAGCAATAATGGGCATCAAAGGACTGCAAGGCTTTGTACAGAATTCATGCTCCAATGTTTGCAGCATGGTCAACCTTAGGACTATGGCCACTAGGCACAAATCTTCTTATCCAGACTGTGTTCCCACCATAGTTGTCGATGCAATGTGCTGTCTGCGTACCTGGTACACACCAGAGGCCTGGATTCACGGAGGACAATGGAAGGAATACCTTACCAGTTTGCAGGACTTCATTGATGCATTTAAGAATGCTGGAATTCGCTTAGTGTTTGTTTTTGATGGTGTTGTTGAACAGAAGAAACGGGCAGAATGGGTCAAGCGACGAATGCGTGACAGCAGTGAAGtgtccaaaatttttaattttcttaaGTCCAGCAGACAGCAGCCTGGACGCAATAAGTTCTTCATCCCATCCGGAATAGCTACATTTACGCGATTTGCTGTAAAGGCTCTTGGCCAGGAGATAATTTGCTCACAAGTTGAAGGTGACTATGAGACAGCGTCTTATGCTCTCAAACACAACTGTCTTGGAATTTTAGGGGAAGATAGTGACTATCTCATCTTTGACACAGTGCCATATTTTTCCATTAATAAGCTTCGCCTGGACCAGCTTGTCACTCTGATGTATTCCAGGGAAAGCTTCTGTGGAGAACTGGGCCTTCGACTAGCAGACCTGCCACTTCTTGCCTGTCTTCTTGGCAATGACATAGTTCCAGAAAACATGATGGAACCGCTTCACAGAAAATGTGTTGGTGCATATCATTCATATAGTAATGAACGCAACAGGAGGGCCAATGTCATCCGAGCTGTGGCTTCTTTTATTTCTAAAATACAACTGTTGCCACATGGTTTTAAGGAGGTAGAGAAGATGCTGCCTCCAAATTTCGATTTGACTTTATTGGAGAAAGGGATACAGTCTTATATTCTACCACAACAAAGTTCATCTTGGTTATCCCACAGCCCAAAGTCCTGCGCTGACAAGTCAAGAGCAAGCGTATGTCAGGATCAGGAGATTGTACAGGTAACTTATACTTTCCTTTGCTCTTTATTTTGCAGCTGTAATATGGGCACATACCATGCATTATTATAACACCCCTATACCCTTTTCATCTCAGTAGTTCATGGGTGGTCTTATAGGGCATTTTTATACGTATAACACTCGGCAGATTGCAGTGGCATTGGCTTCAGAAACCCCTAGTGATAAGCTGCCACAACAGAAAAAGCTACGGCTGGCATGCATACCAGGGACTAAAAAGAATGAAGAAAAGCAATGAATAATAAAATGAACAAAATTACTTATGGGTgacatcaaaataaaaaataaaattggagtTTAAAGATTCCTGTTTGGTAGACCAAGAATGAACAGGGTTCATTAAAGTTTAAGCATAGTATTTTATGAATGGTAAAACATGTAATACATGATGTTTGCAAATGCCCTAAATGCATATGGAAAGGGGTGGTTAAAATTAGATAGGTAGGCGCACGTGCCAATCATCCCATCATCATAAGAATATCAAAGCTTGATAAGGATTAGTACAGTCCCCAGTATCCCAGATTAGCGTTCTGCCTCCAGGTTCACTGACCTCCTGTAAGAACCATCAATATGCTTCTCGTTTTAATCATCTATTCAATATGTAGCAACGTTTCTCATGTTCTACATATTGTGGCTATAGTTGAGCAGGTTAAACAGTAACAAAGTCTGTCCTGCGTACTATGAGGAAGGGTATTGTGAGCACCTTTACTTCCACTACTTCGTCATGTTTGACAAATTGTAGAGTTCTCCTGTGCTGGAAATGCCTTTCATGTCTTCACATGTATGACAGCTCTGAAGATTAACGGGTACCAGAAGTTAAAGATAGATGAAATCTCACATGAAAGGGTGAACATAAATGAATCAATATTTCACCTATTACAAAACCTTTTGTAACTTAGGTTGCACGTAATAACTCAACAGCTATTGGGTTAGAATTCCTATTATTCAGGGATAGGTGGAACTACCATGTAGGTCCTAGGACACAAAGTATGTGGAAGTGTATAAAGCTTTCAGTAACTTATCTCATTTTCTTGCTCAATTTCTTGCTTTCTCTTACCTCACTAGATTTTGGTAACCATGCCTAGATGCATGCAGTGTACATTGTAATAGTCTTAATCCAatataaggctacattcacatcacgattgtgTCATACAGAGTCAGATATTGATTTTAGTCCAGCAATAAAACTGATACGTTTTAAAAAcgggccgaccagagtcactatctgactccgtctggctcattcaaatgaatgacatGCAGTGTGGTTTTTAAGTTTCCCTGCCGGAATCGGCAGCTGGATGACACAGTAGTGATGTGAATTCACCCTTACATTGTACAGCAGTATAGGAGTATTAGACATATGTATGTTCTCCTTACAATGGATGCATTATAgcaggggttaatatttttaagagGTTCCTGGCAATAGGATTAGGAACCACTCTTACAGTAACAATGCAAAataaggctgcatgcacaccacgtttttgcaatacagttcccgcatcaggttttttgatgaaaaatggatttctataaaaccgtactaaactgtatcaaaatgtgcaaaattttttaacccgtatatggttggaaaaattatgtccagttgtatccattttttaagaaaaaaaaaaaaaaaaaagaatacgtttttaacttttcactccattatgaataaagtttcacttgtttgattgaaattccaagaaaaaaaaactttcagcgtgcactgcgcatgtgcaaagtcaaaaacagtatggtgcaaaccggatggaaccgtacgcacatacggttcttattgactcccatgttaaaaaaaatgtatacagtattTCACCCTGGCCAAAAACcgcggtaggctacggttttgggtacgggaaaaaacggtcaaaactgtacaagatgcaaaactgaCAGAATCGGATGCACCTTTTCGCATgttgttttcaatggagagtcaatgcaaaatttaaaacgtatgcaggaactgtattgcaaaaacgtagtgtgaatgcaccctaagaaacATAGATTACACTTGGCACAGAGGGCACTACTGCAACATGATCCaatctgtatttatttatatggaGATGGGAACCAGATAGCTAAAAGTACATTGTGGACCACTGACAGCAAAATGAAGTGGCAAACGATATAGTCACCCACTCACAAGAAGAAGGCCAGAGGAAGCGGGCAACCACAAAACGGTCATAGTCATCTTTCTTCAGTCAGCTTTGGCTAATTCTCACCTCTCATTTTAAAGGATACTTCAATAAATTCAGATAATTATATGTACTGGTATGTGCCGCTACTATTCTTTTCTATATTATTGTACAGAATAAAAACCATTTTAAATCTGTCTATAGTCTAGATTATATGTATAAGAGatgcctttctttttttacagataGCATTAGAGGAACACTACAAAGGTGACAATGTCATGATCTGCAATGTTCTGTGTCTTGGAGAAAGTGATTGCAGTAACACCTTAGAAGATGAAAATGACCCCCACATCCCTTCTCAAGCCCTGGTCTATAAAATTGCACGTCAGCATATTTATGCCATTCTGCTTGGCACTGGTAATGGTAAGCATGGCAGTCACTGTCTTATGAGCTTTATAtccatttttccttttcttcttcaaatGGAAAAAAGAATGCTGAAAGTTCCCgcggccctctgaatataatggcaCTGTCGGAGGCAGTTAACTCTCTAGAAGTGTTGGGGAAGGGTAGTGCTCTGTTTTGTGTGTAcatagggggagacttatcacaacctgtctggaggaaaagttgctgagttgcccataggaaccaatcaaatcgctttttcagagaccttttcaaaaacgaaagaagcaatctgattggttgctatgagcaacttttcctctggacaggttttgataaattaacCCCATGGTAtttctacattaaaggggtattccaggccaaaactttttttttatatatcaactggctccagaaagttaaacagatttgtaaattacttctattaaaaaatcttaatccttacaatagttattagcttctgaagttgagttgttgttttctgtttaactgctcaatgatgatgtcacgtcccgggagctgtgcagttcctatggggataatttcccatcatgcacagctcccgggacgtgacatcattgagcagttagacagaaaacttcagaagctaataactattggaataattaagatttttaatagaagtaatttacaaatctgtttaactttccggagccagttgatatatatatatatatatatatatatataaaaaagtttttgcctggaatacccctttaaagacaacctGTCAGCTCTTCTGGCATGTCCATTTTAGTAAAAACTTGTATTCTCCATTAAAAACTAATGCTTGAGTCATCTTTTCCAGAGTTGTGCTGTGCCTCTAGCATTCCTCCTGGATTGAATAAACTGGAAGTTGGGTGTTACCATTGCTATTGTCAGTCTGATTTTGTCCAATCAGTGCTCACAGTATAAAGCCCTTTTAGACGATGAAGCAGTGGCGATAATGGGTGCCATTCTCTGTAATTGGCGCTTGTTTTCTGAGCCTTTACATGACCCGATTAATTGATCATTCCTTAACTACATCATTGTTGGTCAACAGTGACCAATTGAATAGATCAAtgcaatatatgtatatgtttatatgtgttttttagAGCTGGCTTCGATGAGCAACTGAAAGCCGCCAGCAGTAGTTGGTATAAAGCGAGCTCCAATACAGCTACTATTTAGATTGTGCAGTCAATGCTGACAGCTGCATCCAGGAAGTTAGATTGGTTACTTTTGGTGGTTCAGGGGGTCAAATCGGCTCTCCCAAAACATGCTGATGAGGAACTGATTGGTTCCATTGTACCCAAGACCTTCTCTAGTCCTATGTGGCTACTGTGAAAGATTTACTGTAGGCTGACTGTATTAGTAGATTACCAAATTAATAGATCAATcaatttttggttaaaaaaaaggaagtaaaaagagaaaaaaaaagtcccatcaaaacttaaaggggttctccaccataaggtgattttagtacgtacctgtcagacagtaatgaacatgcttaggaaggatctgcgcttgtcttgggactaaatggctatgtcatgagattaccataacactgtggctagctttttgtgaacttgtatttcctgtttgacttttctttttttgactacaaatcccaaaattccattttcctccctcccacacatcagccaccccacccattgaaataatagacctgtggttttcaatcagggtgcctacagatgttgcattagttgcagattgatctctctcccaccgttCTACAAATAATTAATTGTTTggtattacattatattttacGGTAAAATAAAGGTTGTCGTTACGAAGTATATTTTTGTCCTAGCAAAAAATCTAAAGCATTTTGATTCTTAGAAGGTTAGTATGGagaaacggaaatgcaaaaatgtaTATTGTGCCAAGGCCAGCCTCTTCATTGCATTTGAGATATTTAGAAGTTATAAATGATGAGGAATGGTCCAGTTATACTGTATTGCTGTAGAGTAATgccatactatactatatattgtGCACCTGGTGAGATGATGCATACAAGGCAATAATCTAAAAGGAAACTGCAGGCATATTTATTGTTTGAAGAAGTGCATTACTTAGCACTTACATCACTGTTTTCTTATTATGTCTGCAGAGCTGGGACCCACTTCAGTGTTATAAAGGGGATTGttgtattgtttaaaaaaaaactttgagcaGGAAAATGTCTTATCTTTCATCGGTGTACCATGGGCATTAATGACTTACTCTGTAAGCTAAACATGTTACATTTTCCTCCACAAAGAAATTTAGGAATCTATCGAGGTGTTTTCATCTACGTGTTAAGCTCAGTCGTGTTTCCAGCAATTGTTGTCAAGTCTCCACTAAAATATACAATTAGTGTTGATGGGGCTACAGAAACCGTCCGTCTGTGCGGATCGGAAACCTATAGCATTGGTCAAATAAACAGAGACAGTAGAAAACTAGATTATTTTCTGTGAACGACAGTCTGGAGGTATATGACGGCCACAGTGGGAAGGTACAATATGGTAGAAGCCTTTGACAGTCAACCCAAACCAATATTGGGGTGTGTA
Protein-coding sequences here:
- the FAM120B gene encoding constitutive coactivator of peroxisome proliferator-activated receptor gamma isoform X3, translated to MGIKGLQGFVQNSCSNVCSMVNLRTMATRHKSSYPDCVPTIVVDAMCCLRTWYTPEAWIHGGQWKEYLTSLQDFIDAFKNAGIRLVFVFDGVVEQKKRAEWVKRRMRDSSEVSKIFNFLKSSRQQPGRNKFFIPSGIATFTRFAVKALGQEIICSQVEGDYETASYALKHNCLGILGEDSDYLIFDTVPYFSINKLRLDQLVTLMYSRESFCGELGLRLADLPLLACLLGNDIVPENMMEPLHRKCVGAYHSYSNERNRRANVIRAVASFISKIQLLPHGFKEVEKMLPPNFDLTLLEKGIQSYILPQQSSSWLSHSPKSCADKSRASVCQDQEIVQIALEEHYKGDNVMICNVLCLGESDCSNTLEDENDPHIPSQALVYKIARQHIYAILLGTGNDSPDSCPVVHEWYVYNGNTLEKAELVPSVPLSIPGGTPTARELWLSKNPDIQKQRFYTCMACFHAERWTEGLTSLDSQLAATCCLLIYLSVQVENLSLTDVEAFLAQALCLAGKSGSQLSSLQNCIRERSHAPSSPPAWRTQLPYVDSRAVHLAFLFLRGLNTLMACNSACGYPFNMMDLMPWNTFDGKLFHQKYLLCHEHRPMDEILEKNESLITEFKKLRLMITEACATQNRILQPASKKNSGPLPGASRGSFTRRDQSYSQYRQGSERNEWHNVHHQQEPGRGQYPSHEDGSRGNIHHAGHEYGRYNPGQRTRHRGQSRRGHYFSNS
- the FAM120B gene encoding constitutive coactivator of peroxisome proliferator-activated receptor gamma isoform X1, encoding MGIKGLQGFVQNSCSNVCSMVNLRTMATRHKSSYPDCVPTIVVDAMCCLRTWYTPEAWIHGGQWKEYLTSLQDFIDAFKNAGIRLVFVFDGVVEQKKRAEWVKRRMRDSSEVSKIFNFLKSSRQQPGRNKFFIPSGIATFTRFAVKALGQEIICSQVEGDYETASYALKHNCLGILGEDSDYLIFDTVPYFSINKLRLDQLVTLMYSRESFCGELGLRLADLPLLACLLGNDIVPENMMEPLHRKCVGAYHSYSNERNRRANVIRAVASFISKIQLLPHGFKEVEKMLPPNFDLTLLEKGIQSYILPQQSSSWLSHSPKSCADKSRASVCQDQEIVQIALEEHYKGDNVMICNVLCLGESDCSNTLEDENDPHIPSQALVYKIARQHIYAILLGTGNDSPDSCPVVHEWYVYNGNTLEKAELVPSVPLSIPGGTPTARELWLSKNPDIQKQRFYTCMACFHAERWTEGLTSLDSQLAATCCLLIYLSVQVENLSLTDVEAFLAQALCLAGKSGSQLSSLQNCIRERSHAPSSPPAWRTQLPYVDSRAVHLAFLFLRGLNTLMACNSACGYPFNMMDLMPWNTFDGKLFHQKYLLCHEHRPMDEILEKNESLITEFKKLRLMITEACATQNRILQPASKKNSGPLPGASRGSFTRRDQSYSQYRQGSERNEWHNVHHQQEPGRGWPFNPYHDQRHETTYWQNPQSHHQGQYPSHEDGSRGNIHHAGHEYGRYNPGQRTRHRGQSRRGHYFSNS
- the FAM120B gene encoding constitutive coactivator of peroxisome proliferator-activated receptor gamma isoform X2, encoding MGIKGLQGFVQNSCSNVCSMVNLRTMATRHKSSYPDCVPTIVVDAMCCLRTWYTPEAWIHGGQWKEYLTSLQDFIDAFKNAGIRLVFVFDGVVEQKKRAEWVKRRMRDSSEVSKIFNFLKSSRQQPGRNKFFIPSGIATFTRFAVKALGQEIICSQVEGDYETASYALKHNCLGILGEDSDYLIFDTVPYFSINKLRLDQLVTLMYSRESFCGELGLRLADLPLLACLLGNDIVPENMMEPLHRKCVGAYHSYSNERNRRANVIRAVASFISKIQLLPHGFKEVEKMLPPNFDLTLLEKGIQSYILPQQSSSWLSHSPKSCADKSRASVCQDQEIVQIALEEHYKGDNVMICNVLCLGESDCSNTLEDENDPHIPSQALVYKIARQHIYAILLGTGNDSPDSCPVVHEWYVYNGNTLEKAELVPSVPLSIPGGTPTARELWLSKNPDIQKQRFYTCMACFHAERWTEGLTSLDSQLAATCCLLIYLSVQVENLSLTDVEAFLAQALCLAGKSGSQLSSLQLPYVDSRAVHLAFLFLRGLNTLMACNSACGYPFNMMDLMPWNTFDGKLFHQKYLLCHEHRPMDEILEKNESLITEFKKLRLMITEACATQNRILQPASKKNSGPLPGASRGSFTRRDQSYSQYRQGSERNEWHNVHHQQEPGRGWPFNPYHDQRHETTYWQNPQSHHQGQYPSHEDGSRGNIHHAGHEYGRYNPGQRTRHRGQSRRGHYFSNS